The Novosphingobium terrae genome has a window encoding:
- a CDS encoding response regulator transcription factor: protein MTMPSASFSPSGGSASGSVLVVDDDPDIRELIIAQLERESFAVRAAGSVGETLTALEEAPADVVVLDLNLPDGDGLNLCRDLRSRGYADAIIMVTARDSAIDRVLGLELGADDYLTKPFEPRELLARVRNLLRRIGSNESGAEALARPRNARFAQFGPWKLDLLLRRLVTGDGRLVMLSSAEYRLLSRMVEAPNQVLGREALSPERKATVAFDRSIDLQISRLRQKLAAEKGGADLIITVRSEGYVLAANVTYE from the coding sequence ATGACAATGCCTTCCGCTTCTTTCAGCCCTTCAGGCGGCTCTGCTTCCGGCAGCGTGCTGGTGGTGGATGACGACCCCGATATCCGCGAACTGATCATCGCCCAGCTTGAGCGGGAAAGCTTTGCCGTGCGCGCCGCCGGAAGCGTGGGGGAAACCCTGACCGCGCTGGAGGAAGCCCCCGCCGATGTGGTGGTGCTCGATCTCAACCTGCCCGATGGCGACGGGTTGAACCTGTGCCGCGATCTGCGCTCGCGCGGCTATGCCGATGCCATCATCATGGTGACGGCGCGTGACAGCGCCATCGACCGCGTGCTGGGTCTGGAACTGGGCGCCGACGATTACCTCACCAAGCCTTTCGAACCGCGCGAACTTTTGGCCCGGGTGCGCAACCTGCTGCGCCGCATCGGCAGCAATGAGAGCGGCGCCGAGGCGCTGGCCCGCCCGCGCAACGCCCGTTTCGCGCAATTCGGCCCGTGGAAGCTGGATCTGCTGCTGCGCCGTCTGGTGACGGGCGACGGGCGGCTGGTGATGCTTTCCTCCGCCGAATACCGCCTGCTCTCACGCATGGTCGAGGCGCCCAATCAGGTGCTGGGGCGCGAGGCGCTTTCGCCCGAGCGCAAGGCCACCGTGGCCTTCGACCGCTCGATCGATCTGCAGATCAGCCGCTTGCGCCAGAAACTGGCCGCCGAAAAGGGCGGGGCGGATCTGATCATCACCGTGCGCAGCGAAGGCTATGTGCTGGCCGCCAATGTCACCTATGAGTAA
- a CDS encoding ATP-binding protein, translating to MKRIWRLVCDFLASLAGRIALLLMLGIASASIASLVVAEHLRILALQHLQLERVVASTADIANRFAHNPEATQSQLDARDLFGVRNAMPDAVLGEADPRLADMLEQNMGVRAGITVQRITSKCFGEAYVNRNSIAGVKGKIDIDCWQVGFTDARGVRRLVTIDLFALEIPHNGSLDPIYLFLIVLASALVSLWAARLTTVPLRRLTGAAQRFSLSIDPEAIPVSGPGEVRVALETFNLMQQRVRDGFRERTHILAAIAHDLQTPITRLRLRLEQVQDATLRERLVGDLAAMQSLVRDGLDLARASENREEWSMVDIDSLVTSLVEDHAEMGAPVTLSSQCGVSAWIKPDALTRCLENLISNGVKYGGEARLTCAIFEGSVEIAVADSGPGIPEERLAEMFEPFVRGEASRSRSTGGTGIGLTIARAQANSFGGVLSLANRPEGGVIARLSFPIQGPDGTA from the coding sequence GTGAAAAGGATCTGGCGGCTTGTCTGCGATTTCCTTGCCTCGCTGGCCGGGCGGATTGCGCTGCTGCTGATGCTGGGCATCGCCAGCGCCTCGATCGCCTCGCTGGTGGTGGCCGAGCATCTGCGCATTCTGGCGCTCCAGCATCTGCAGCTGGAGCGGGTGGTGGCCAGCACGGCCGACATCGCCAATCGCTTCGCCCACAATCCGGAGGCCACGCAGAGCCAGCTTGACGCGCGCGATCTGTTCGGCGTGCGCAATGCCATGCCCGACGCCGTGCTGGGAGAAGCCGATCCCCGGCTGGCCGATATGCTGGAGCAGAACATGGGCGTGCGGGCCGGCATCACCGTTCAGCGGATCACCAGCAAATGCTTCGGCGAGGCCTATGTCAATCGCAACAGCATCGCCGGTGTGAAGGGCAAGATCGATATCGACTGCTGGCAGGTGGGCTTTACCGATGCGCGCGGCGTGCGGCGGCTGGTGACCATCGATCTCTTCGCGCTGGAGATCCCGCATAATGGCTCGCTGGACCCGATCTATCTGTTCCTGATCGTGCTGGCCAGCGCGCTGGTCTCGCTCTGGGCCGCGCGGCTCACCACCGTGCCGCTGCGCCGTCTGACCGGGGCTGCGCAGCGTTTCTCGCTTTCGATCGATCCTGAGGCGATCCCCGTCAGCGGCCCGGGCGAGGTGCGCGTGGCGCTGGAAACCTTCAATCTGATGCAGCAGCGCGTGCGCGACGGTTTCCGCGAGCGCACCCATATCCTCGCCGCCATCGCCCATGATCTGCAGACGCCGATCACCCGCCTGCGCCTGCGGCTGGAACAGGTGCAGGATGCCACCTTGCGCGAAAGGCTGGTGGGGGATCTGGCCGCCATGCAGTCACTGGTGCGCGACGGGCTCGATCTGGCCCGCGCCAGCGAAAACCGCGAGGAATGGTCGATGGTCGACATCGACTCGCTTGTGACCAGTCTGGTGGAAGACCACGCCGAAATGGGCGCGCCGGTGACCTTGTCGAGCCAATGCGGCGTCTCGGCCTGGATCAAGCCCGATGCGCTGACCCGCTGTCTGGAAAATCTGATCAGCAATGGCGTAAAATATGGCGGCGAGGCGCGGCTGACCTGCGCCATCTTCGAAGGATCGGTGGAGATTGCCGTTGCCGATTCCGGCCCCGGCATCCCTGAAGAGCGCCTCGCCGAAATGTTCGAGCCCTTCGTGCGCGGCGAGGCGAGCCGCTCGCGCTCCACCGGCGGCACCGGCATCGGCCTGACCATCGCCCGCGCGCAGGCCAACAGTTTCGGCGGCGTGCTGTCGCTGGCCAACCGCCCCGAAGGCGGGGTGATCGCCCGGCTGAGCTTTCCCATCCAGGGCCCGGACGGAACAGCCTAA
- a CDS encoding pyridoxal phosphate-dependent aminotransferase has protein sequence MVVSLQENAEQDLIERGFSRRNFGKIAALLGAAAASPTAFIGTASAQQQAARSLKGGTIIGANECWTGPFASGVEAIAKYAASGNRYDPDDLKDKLISTVAATEGVDQSVVRIWPGSGGPLVSIVAAFCSPTKGLVTVDPTFESAWRTAAYLGAPLAKAPQTIGKGADVKAMLASNPNAGLYYICTPNNPTGTVTSLADIQWLLDNKPAGSMVLVDEAYIHFSEAPSALKLLGNRKDLIVMRTFSKLFGMAGIRLGLTFAAPEVQQKIALYNAVSGGISITAMACGAAVYTEAGLIKARRNEMIANREETLAWLGKKGIEYHPGAEANMFMVNWKKPAKEMQTALLTEKVQIGRNWPIWPTTSRITVGSAQDMANFRAAVEKTYKA, from the coding sequence ATGGTCGTGTCACTCCAGGAAAACGCCGAACAGGATCTGATCGAGCGCGGCTTCTCGCGCCGCAACTTCGGCAAGATCGCCGCTCTGCTTGGCGCTGCCGCCGCTTCGCCCACCGCTTTCATCGGCACTGCCTCGGCCCAGCAGCAGGCCGCCCGCTCGCTCAAGGGCGGCACGATCATCGGCGCCAATGAATGCTGGACCGGCCCCTTCGCCTCGGGCGTGGAAGCCATTGCCAAATACGCCGCTTCGGGCAACCGTTATGATCCCGATGATCTGAAGGACAAGCTCATCTCGACCGTCGCCGCCACCGAGGGCGTGGACCAGTCGGTGGTCCGCATCTGGCCGGGTTCGGGCGGCCCGCTGGTCAGCATCGTGGCGGCCTTCTGCTCGCCCACCAAGGGTCTGGTCACCGTCGATCCCACCTTCGAGTCGGCCTGGCGCACGGCTGCCTATCTGGGCGCGCCGCTGGCCAAGGCCCCGCAGACGATCGGCAAGGGCGCCGATGTGAAGGCCATGCTGGCCTCCAACCCCAACGCCGGTCTCTATTACATCTGCACGCCCAACAACCCCACTGGCACGGTCACCTCGCTGGCCGACATCCAGTGGCTGCTTGACAACAAGCCCGCCGGTTCGATGGTGCTGGTTGACGAAGCCTACATCCACTTCTCGGAAGCGCCTTCCGCTCTGAAGCTCCTTGGCAACCGCAAGGACCTCATCGTGATGCGCACCTTCTCGAAGCTGTTCGGCATGGCGGGCATCCGCCTGGGCCTGACCTTCGCGGCGCCGGAAGTGCAGCAGAAGATTGCCCTCTACAACGCCGTTTCGGGCGGCATCTCGATCACCGCCATGGCCTGCGGTGCGGCGGTCTACACCGAGGCCGGCCTGATCAAGGCCCGCCGCAACGAGATGATCGCCAACCGCGAGGAAACCCTCGCCTGGCTTGGCAAGAAGGGCATCGAATACCACCCGGGCGCCGAAGCGAACATGTTCATGGTGAACTGGAAGAAGCCCGCCAAGGAAATGCAGACCGCGCTGCTGACCGAAAAGGTGCAGATCGGCCGCAACTGGCCGATCTGGCCGACGACCTCGCGCATCACCGTGGGTTCGGCGCAGGACATGGCCAACTTCCGCGCCGCCGTGGAGAAGACTTACAAGGCTTGA
- a CDS encoding MarR family winged helix-turn-helix transcriptional regulator has protein sequence MSDEAPSSTPGALDDFLCFSVYSTGLAVNRFYKPLLDRLGLTYLQYLLIVLLREKDGQTVSEIGEQLFLESSTLTPLIKRMEAAGHLTRRRDSKDERVVRVSLTDQGRDLAAQAACIPGEVFEGFGMPLEELKTLDGALKILRKKLFEKAK, from the coding sequence ATGAGTGACGAAGCCCCCTCCTCCACACCCGGCGCGCTGGATGATTTCCTCTGCTTCTCGGTCTATTCCACCGGGCTGGCGGTGAACCGTTTCTACAAGCCGCTGCTCGACCGGCTGGGGCTGACCTATCTGCAATATCTGCTGATCGTGCTGCTGCGCGAGAAGGACGGCCAGACCGTCAGCGAAATCGGCGAGCAGCTGTTTCTGGAATCCTCCACCCTCACCCCGCTGATCAAGCGTATGGAGGCCGCCGGGCACCTCACCCGCCGCCGCGACAGCAAGGATGAGCGCGTGGTACGAGTATCGCTGACGGATCAGGGCCGAGACTTGGCCGCGCAGGCAGCGTGCATTCCGGGCGAGGTTTTTGAAGGGTTCGGCATGCCGCTGGAGGAATTGAAGACTTTGGATGGCGCCTTAAAAATCTTGCGTAAGAAGCTGTTTGAAAAAGCAAAGTGA
- a CDS encoding 2-dehydro-3-deoxy-6-phosphogalactonate aldolase, which translates to MSAIANLSAAMTHCPLVAILRGVRPEEVEAVGEQLVEAGFSMIEVPLNSPDPFESIGRLARRFGPQVLIGAGTVLTRRQVAQVHDAGGRLIVSPNVDTDVIAASVEAGMVSLPGFFTASEAFAALDAGATGLKLFPAEGVGPSYIKALRAVLPADMALLAVGGVAVDNLSDWFDAGADGAGLGSALYRPGRSAADVGAIARAFVAAAREAQGLIVDTSA; encoded by the coding sequence ATGAGTGCGATTGCCAATCTGTCCGCCGCCATGACCCATTGTCCGCTGGTCGCCATTCTGCGCGGGGTGCGCCCCGAAGAGGTGGAGGCCGTGGGCGAGCAGCTTGTCGAGGCCGGTTTCAGCATGATCGAGGTGCCGCTCAACTCGCCCGATCCCTTTGAATCCATTGGCCGTCTGGCCCGCCGTTTCGGGCCGCAGGTGCTGATCGGGGCGGGCACGGTGTTGACGCGCCGTCAGGTGGCGCAGGTGCATGATGCGGGCGGGCGGCTGATCGTGTCGCCCAATGTCGATACCGATGTGATTGCGGCCAGTGTCGAGGCGGGCATGGTCAGCCTGCCGGGCTTCTTCACCGCCAGCGAGGCTTTTGCCGCTCTGGATGCGGGGGCCACGGGCCTGAAGCTGTTTCCGGCGGAGGGCGTCGGCCCATCCTACATCAAGGCCCTGCGCGCGGTGTTGCCTGCCGATATGGCCTTGCTGGCGGTCGGCGGCGTGGCGGTGGACAATCTGTCCGACTGGTTCGATGCTGGCGCGGACGGCGCAGGGCTGGGTTCGGCGCTCTACCGCCCGGGGCGCAGTGCTGCCGATGTCGGGGCCATTGCGCGCGCTTTCGTGGCGGCTGCGCGTGAGGCGCAGGGGCTGATTGTCGATACTTCGGCTTAA
- a CDS encoding SDR family NAD(P)-dependent oxidoreductase has translation MPSNPSDLWAEGRIALVTGATSGFGQAMARRVLAAGGKVIATGRRVERLEALKAEGGDRLLAVPLDIREADAGHKLVADLPEAFQAIDIVFNNAGLALGLEPAQRAQLSDWETMIETNVTGLVRIAHAVLPGMVERGRGHIINLSSVAATYPYPGGNVYGATKAFVRQFSLNLRADLLGTPIRVTSLEPGACETEFSQVRFRGDDGAAAKVYENMKPLSAEDVVDTAEAVLRLPAHLNVNTIEIMPVQQAFAPFAIARTGA, from the coding sequence ATGCCGAGCAACCCTTCCGATCTCTGGGCCGAGGGGCGCATCGCTCTGGTCACCGGCGCGACCTCGGGCTTTGGTCAGGCCATGGCGCGGCGCGTGCTGGCGGCGGGCGGCAAGGTGATTGCCACCGGGCGGCGCGTGGAACGGCTGGAAGCGCTTAAAGCCGAGGGCGGCGATCGCCTGCTGGCCGTGCCGCTGGATATCCGTGAGGCCGATGCCGGTCACAAGCTGGTCGCCGATCTGCCCGAGGCGTTTCAGGCCATCGATATCGTCTTCAACAATGCCGGGCTCGCGCTGGGTCTGGAACCGGCGCAGCGCGCGCAGCTCTCCGACTGGGAGACGATGATCGAGACCAATGTGACCGGTCTGGTGCGCATCGCCCATGCCGTTCTGCCCGGCATGGTGGAGCGCGGGCGCGGCCATATCATCAATCTCAGCTCGGTGGCGGCGACCTATCCATATCCGGGCGGCAATGTTTACGGCGCCACCAAGGCTTTCGTGCGCCAGTTCTCGCTCAATCTGCGCGCCGATCTGCTGGGGACGCCGATCCGCGTCACCTCGCTGGAGCCGGGCGCTTGCGAGACCGAATTCTCGCAGGTGCGTTTCCGTGGCGATGATGGCGCGGCGGCCAAGGTCTATGAAAATATGAAGCCGCTTTCCGCCGAGGATGTAGTCGATACGGCGGAGGCGGTGCTGCGTCTGCCCGCGCATCTCAACGTGAACACCATCGAGATCATGCCGGTGCAGCAGGCCTTTGCGCCTTTCGCCATAGCGCGCACCGGGGCATAA
- a CDS encoding GntR family transcriptional regulator produces MVCTRGRAASGRWQGRVVATVSRGGLLVQNSGDGMISLAVPTLVQQAYDHLLAMILTARIAPGERVAIDRVARDLAMSQTPIREALSQLEAERLVFKRPNVGYRASPEMGGVELRDAFALRLLVEPHAAAEAARNMGEGARTGLNHMLREMEGAAEQKGGQGRFAEALAALQRLIAIGSGNALLAGTMLSLHRRLRILHARRGPEDQRETAGEMGAVIHALVARDAARSSTLLRDHLTAAHARLERALAVPRPA; encoded by the coding sequence ATGGTTTGCACGCGGGGGCGTGCGGCTTCGGGGCGCTGGCAGGGCAGAGTGGTGGCAACGGTTTCGCGTGGTGGTCTTCTCGTTCAGAATTCGGGCGACGGCATGATCAGCCTTGCCGTCCCCACGCTGGTTCAGCAGGCCTATGACCATTTGCTGGCCATGATCCTGACCGCGCGCATCGCCCCGGGCGAGCGTGTCGCCATTGACCGTGTGGCGCGTGACCTCGCCATGTCCCAGACCCCGATCCGCGAGGCGTTGAGCCAGCTGGAGGCCGAAAGGCTGGTCTTCAAGCGGCCCAATGTCGGCTATCGCGCCAGCCCGGAGATGGGCGGGGTGGAGCTGCGCGATGCCTTTGCGCTGCGCCTGCTGGTCGAGCCCCATGCCGCCGCCGAGGCTGCGCGCAATATGGGCGAGGGCGCCCGCACCGGCCTCAACCATATGCTGCGCGAGATGGAAGGCGCCGCTGAGCAAAAGGGCGGGCAAGGCCGTTTCGCCGAGGCTTTGGCGGCTCTGCAGCGGCTGATCGCCATCGGCAGCGGCAATGCGCTTCTGGCGGGGACGATGCTGTCGCTCCATCGCCGCTTGCGCATTTTGCATGCAAGGCGCGGGCCCGAGGATCAGCGCGAGACTGCGGGCGAGATGGGGGCGGTGATCCATGCTCTGGTGGCGCGCGATGCGGCGCGGTCCAGCACGCTGTTGCGCGATCATCTGACGGCGGCTCATGCGCGGCTGGAGCGGGCGCTGGCGGTGCCGCGCCCGGCTTAG
- a CDS encoding CHASE2 domain-containing protein has product MDAVARDQDRALKRPYRRLLLEWSVILCFAGGIAAALAWTGGAQRLDNQIYDRLIRWRAPPVDPRIQIVAIDDDSLKRLGVWPWGRDLHARLIERLSQAGAALIAYDVLFIEPTPDDEMLGHALSHGSPVIAPMLFQAPGSNGAAVDAVSPIQQVRAHAQIGHVDLEADSDGLIRHINLSESAGVNAPVPHLMELAYRRIEGHPSPAFAPHGAPVLLPYAKQTGAFPTVPFASVLAGEVPDVFLRGKIVLVGATATGVGDRYPTPLPGGAAMPGVELQAHLLNAMLAGRMIRAMPPLWLALISVLPVLALMLGFWRWTPAMALRCSIAAILLVLGGSAASLLLAGWWVPPGAMLAGLLLAYPLWGWRRLQAISDYVDAEIARFAAEKDLAVPHRTRALPTDVIEAQTLQLAGAIDRIRDIRRFATDTIEHLPDAVLVAGVDERVTLANAAAIAMMGDHMTGFLLSDILATITLERHEDEITTGDGRRVAIARARLEHANGQHSGWIVRLVDITPIREAERTREEVLQLLSHDMRSPQASIITMVEGPQGADLPRDMANRIARHARRTMTLADGFVQLARAQAAPFEPVEIMLADMLIEAADDLYPLAREKGVAITLEGTEDPVFLMAEPQMLLRAFTNLIDNAVKYSPQGTVITCAIRPGPGEEEAQVSIRDQGEGMPETVRRNLFGRFVAGGGVSGGKREKRSAGLGLAFVKTVMDRHGATIDCESGPDGTCFTMTFVTLPEEPMPFEDEA; this is encoded by the coding sequence GTGGACGCAGTGGCGCGAGATCAGGATCGAGCGCTGAAACGCCCCTACCGCCGCCTGCTGCTGGAATGGAGCGTGATCCTCTGCTTTGCCGGAGGCATCGCGGCGGCCCTCGCATGGACAGGCGGCGCGCAAAGACTCGACAATCAGATCTATGACCGGCTGATCCGCTGGCGCGCGCCGCCGGTCGATCCGCGCATCCAGATCGTGGCCATCGATGACGACAGTCTGAAACGCCTTGGCGTATGGCCCTGGGGCCGCGACCTGCATGCCCGCCTGATCGAGCGCCTCAGCCAGGCCGGTGCCGCGCTGATCGCCTACGACGTGCTGTTTATCGAACCAACGCCCGATGATGAGATGCTGGGCCATGCGCTTTCGCATGGCAGCCCGGTGATCGCTCCCATGCTGTTTCAGGCGCCGGGCAGCAATGGCGCCGCCGTCGATGCCGTGTCGCCGATCCAGCAAGTCCGCGCCCATGCGCAGATCGGCCATGTCGATCTGGAGGCCGACAGCGACGGCCTGATCCGCCATATCAACCTGAGCGAAAGCGCAGGCGTCAATGCCCCCGTGCCGCATCTGATGGAACTGGCCTACCGCCGGATCGAGGGCCACCCCTCACCCGCTTTTGCGCCTCATGGTGCGCCGGTGCTGCTGCCTTACGCCAAGCAGACAGGCGCCTTCCCCACCGTGCCCTTCGCCTCGGTGCTGGCGGGCGAGGTGCCCGATGTCTTCCTGCGCGGCAAGATCGTGCTGGTGGGCGCCACCGCCACCGGCGTGGGTGACCGCTATCCCACCCCCCTGCCCGGCGGCGCCGCCATGCCCGGCGTGGAGCTTCAGGCCCATCTGCTTAACGCCATGCTGGCCGGGCGGATGATCCGCGCCATGCCCCCGCTCTGGCTGGCGCTGATCAGCGTGCTGCCGGTGCTGGCGCTGATGCTGGGCTTCTGGCGTTGGACGCCCGCCATGGCGCTGCGCTGCTCCATCGCGGCAATCCTGCTGGTGCTGGGCGGATCGGCGGCGAGCCTGCTGCTGGCGGGCTGGTGGGTGCCGCCCGGCGCCATGCTGGCCGGGCTGCTGCTGGCCTATCCCTTGTGGGGCTGGCGGCGGCTTCAGGCGATCAGCGACTATGTCGACGCCGAAATCGCCCGTTTCGCGGCGGAAAAGGATCTGGCCGTCCCTCACCGCACCCGCGCCCTGCCCACCGATGTGATCGAAGCCCAGACGCTGCAACTGGCCGGCGCCATCGACCGCATCCGCGACATCCGCCGCTTCGCCACCGACACCATCGAGCATCTGCCCGATGCCGTGCTGGTGGCCGGCGTGGATGAGCGCGTCACCCTGGCCAATGCCGCCGCCATCGCCATGATGGGCGACCATATGACGGGCTTTCTCCTCAGCGATATTCTGGCCACCATCACGCTGGAACGCCATGAGGATGAGATCACCACCGGCGACGGGCGCCGCGTCGCCATCGCCCGCGCCCGGCTGGAGCATGCCAATGGCCAGCACAGCGGCTGGATCGTGCGCCTTGTCGACATCACCCCCATCCGCGAGGCCGAACGCACCCGCGAGGAGGTGCTGCAACTGCTGAGCCACGATATGCGCTCGCCTCAGGCCTCGATCATCACCATGGTCGAGGGGCCGCAGGGCGCAGACCTGCCGCGCGATATGGCCAACCGCATTGCCCGGCACGCGCGGCGCACCATGACACTGGCCGATGGCTTTGTGCAGCTGGCGCGCGCTCAGGCCGCGCCTTTCGAGCCGGTCGAGATCATGCTGGCCGATATGCTGATCGAGGCCGCCGACGATCTCTACCCGCTGGCCCGCGAAAAGGGCGTGGCGATCACTCTGGAAGGCACGGAAGACCCGGTCTTCCTGATGGCCGAGCCGCAGATGCTGCTGCGCGCCTTCACCAATCTGATCGACAATGCCGTGAAATACAGCCCGCAAGGCACCGTGATCACCTGCGCCATCCGCCCCGGCCCCGGCGAGGAAGAAGCGCAGGTCTCGATCCGCGATCAGGGCGAGGGCATGCCCGAGACCGTGCGGCGCAATCTGTTCGGTCGCTTCGTGGCGGGCGGCGGCGTTTCGGGCGGCAAGCGGGAAAAACGCAGCGCCGGGCTGGGTCTGGCCTTTGTGAAAACGGTGATGGATCGCCATGGCGCCACCATCGACTGCGAAAGCGGCCCGGACGGCACCTGCTTCACCATGACCTTCGTCACACTGCCGGAAGAACCCATGCCTTTCGAGGATGAGGCCTAG
- a CDS encoding FecR family protein has product MNKHFQARRMPRMMPGITTALNLALFCSLPSAAWAQNTPSEVTYHTHLHDTLIDLARRYFNRVEDYRVVQQLNHVPIPEHLQPDIDLRIPVNLLRGASATASVISFRGDVRLGEDRHAATQGAVLAEGTRIETGAGSFLSLRAADGSIVTLPSQSVVRLSRMRRILLTGTMDQQFSVEHGRLETTVAKQLGPASHYEVRTPIAVSAVRGTVFRVNYGEGPSLTEVLGGTVAVGAPGAAHPQAIPVGEGAAVAPGGGIHTEPLLPAPAFTEADRLQAGHELRFSLAPVPGAASYHVQIARDEAFRDIVAETTSQTAEGHFAQLPEGNWFARATAISATGFEGLPATQGFERRAHALDADIARLTPRSWRVTWRYSGDPGTHFRVQMIPIDKNGQPLAKHPGKLALDEDNLHGSALRLDDLPPGPYRWRVGAVSNPAQKDDLWTQWREIRIER; this is encoded by the coding sequence ATGAACAAGCACTTTCAGGCCCGTCGCATGCCCCGCATGATGCCGGGCATCACCACGGCCCTGAATTTGGCTTTGTTCTGCAGCCTGCCTTCGGCAGCATGGGCGCAAAACACGCCTTCTGAAGTCACCTATCACACCCATCTCCATGACACGCTGATCGATCTGGCCCGCCGTTACTTCAACCGGGTCGAGGATTATCGCGTGGTGCAGCAGCTCAACCATGTGCCGATCCCGGAGCATCTTCAGCCCGACATCGATCTGCGCATCCCCGTGAACCTGCTGCGTGGGGCATCCGCCACCGCCAGCGTGATCAGTTTTCGCGGTGATGTGCGCCTGGGTGAGGACCGCCACGCGGCCACGCAAGGCGCCGTGCTGGCCGAAGGCACCCGGATCGAGACCGGCGCCGGTTCCTTCCTCAGCCTGCGCGCCGCCGATGGCTCGATCGTGACCCTGCCCTCGCAAAGCGTGGTGCGCCTTTCGCGCATGCGCCGCATCCTGCTGACCGGCACGATGGACCAGCAGTTCAGCGTTGAACACGGACGGCTGGAAACCACCGTCGCCAAGCAACTGGGTCCGGCCAGCCATTATGAGGTGCGCACGCCCATCGCCGTTTCGGCGGTGCGCGGCACGGTGTTCCGCGTCAATTATGGTGAGGGCCCCTCGCTGACCGAGGTGCTGGGCGGCACGGTGGCCGTCGGCGCGCCGGGCGCGGCCCATCCTCAGGCAATCCCGGTGGGCGAAGGCGCCGCGGTCGCGCCGGGCGGCGGCATCCATACCGAACCGCTGCTGCCTGCCCCCGCCTTCACAGAGGCCGACCGCCTGCAGGCCGGGCATGAGTTGCGCTTTTCGCTGGCTCCGGTGCCGGGGGCGGCCTCGTATCATGTCCAGATCGCGCGGGATGAGGCGTTTCGGGATATCGTCGCCGAAACCACGTCGCAAACAGCGGAAGGTCATTTCGCCCAGCTGCCCGAGGGCAACTGGTTTGCCCGCGCCACCGCCATCTCCGCCACCGGTTTCGAGGGCCTGCCCGCCACGCAAGGCTTCGAGCGGCGCGCCCATGCCCTCGATGCCGATATCGCGCGTCTTACCCCGCGCAGCTGGCGCGTGACATGGCGCTATTCCGGCGATCCGGGCACCCATTTCCGGGTACAGATGATCCCCATCGACAAGAATGGTCAGCCCCTGGCCAAGCACCCGGGCAAGCTCGCTCTGGATGAGGACAATCTGCATGGCTCGGCCCTGCGGCTGGACGATCTGCCCCCCGGCCCCTATCGCTGGCGTGTCGGCGCGGTCAGCAACCCGGCCCAAAAGGACGATCTGTGGACGCAGTGGCGCGAGATCAGGATCGAGCGCTGA
- a CDS encoding response regulator transcription factor gives MRIAIADDDIAFVDFIKSITTSDGHSCVVFGDGQSIVTQLQRETFDLVILDWHMPRMTGPEVLGWMQQNLEVPPAVIMLTSQYNKSDIARTLSQGADDFIVKPETAAVISARIDAVLRRSSQRVAPQRHIDFGSYRFDRLESTVYFDGDSQRLTAKEFSLALLFFQNLNRPLSRGYLLDTVWNSVAGLPTRTLDVHVSHIRAKLKLAVGGNFRLQTIVSYGYRLEACAEDE, from the coding sequence ATGCGTATCGCAATTGCTGACGACGATATTGCCTTCGTCGATTTCATCAAGTCAATTACGACTAGTGACGGGCATAGCTGTGTTGTTTTCGGCGATGGGCAGTCGATCGTCACCCAACTACAGCGCGAAACTTTCGACCTTGTCATCCTCGATTGGCATATGCCACGCATGACCGGGCCCGAAGTACTGGGATGGATGCAGCAGAACCTTGAAGTTCCGCCTGCCGTTATCATGCTCACCAGTCAGTACAACAAGAGCGATATCGCGCGCACCCTCAGCCAGGGCGCCGATGACTTTATCGTTAAACCGGAAACCGCCGCGGTGATTTCGGCGCGCATCGATGCTGTCCTGCGCCGCTCCAGCCAGCGCGTCGCGCCGCAGCGCCATATCGATTTCGGCTCCTATCGCTTCGACCGGCTGGAAAGCACCGTCTATTTCGACGGCGACTCCCAAAGGCTGACAGCCAAGGAATTCTCTTTGGCGCTGCTGTTCTTCCAGAACCTCAACCGGCCCCTGTCGCGCGGCTATCTGCTCGATACGGTGTGGAACAGCGTGGCAGGCCTGCCCACCCGCACGCTGGACGTGCATGTGTCCCATATTCGGGCAAAGCTGAAACTTGCCGTTGGTGGAAACTTCCGCTTGCAGACGATTGTAAGCTATGGCTACCGTTTGGAGGCTTGCGCGGAGGACGAATGA